The genomic DNA ATGCGCTCGATGGTGGCCTCGAACTGGCCGATCACCGATGCCGCCAGGAACGCGGTCAGCAGGTTGATGCACAGCCAGACCACGCGGCCGCGCACCGCGCGCCGCACCGGCGAGAACAGGTCCTCGTCCTCGTCGAGGCCGGCCGCACCCAGCACCTGGTGCTCGGCCTGCTCGCGGATGATGTCGACCACGTCGTCGATGGTGATGCGGCCCAGCAGCACGTTGCCGTCGTCGACCACCGGCGCCGAGACCCAGTCGTGGTCGGAGAACTGCCGCGCGACTTCCTGCGCGGATTCACCGACATGGATCGAGGTCAGCGAATCGTCGATGAGCTGGTTGAGCGGAGTGCCCGGCTCGCAGGTCACCAGGTCCTGCAGCGCGACCCAGCCGATCAGCTGGTGCCGGCGGTTGACCACGTACAGGTGGTCGGTGTGCTCGGGCAGTTCGCCGCGCAGGCGCAGGAAGCGCAGCACCACCTCCACGGTGGTATCGGCGCGCACGGTGACCACGTCGGGGTTCATCAGGCGCCCGGCGCTGTCCTCCTCGTACGAGAGCGCCTGCTCGAGCCGCTCTCGGTTCTCGCGGTCCATCGACCGCAGCAGCTGCTCGCTCACCGCCTCGGGCAGGTCGTCGACGAGGTCGGCGAGGTCGTCGATGTCGAGATCCTCGACCGCGGCCACCAGCTCGTCGGGATCCATGTCGGCGATCAGGCTTTCGCGCACCTCGTCGCCGACGTGCACCAGCACCTCGCCATCGTCCTCGGCATCGACCAGCCCCCACACCACCATGCGCTTGTCGTGCGGCAGCGATTCGAGCAGGTTGCCGATCTCGGCTGGCGCCAGCGTGTTGACCAGCCGGCGCACCGGGCCCAGCCGCCCGCTGTCCAGGGCGTCGGAAAGCAGACGCAGCTGGCGTGCGGTCTTGTCGTGGCGGGCGTTCTCGGCCATGGGGTCGCGTCTCGCGCCGGCATCCGCTGTCCGCGTGCTCCGCAGCCACCCGTGACGGGCGACGTGCCGGAACTTCGCGCCATGGATGACGGCCTGGAAGTGA from Luteimonas sp. YGD11-2 includes the following:
- the mgtE gene encoding magnesium transporter, with product MAENARHDKTARQLRLLSDALDSGRLGPVRRLVNTLAPAEIGNLLESLPHDKRMVVWGLVDAEDDGEVLVHVGDEVRESLIADMDPDELVAAVEDLDIDDLADLVDDLPEAVSEQLLRSMDRENRERLEQALSYEEDSAGRLMNPDVVTVRADTTVEVVLRFLRLRGELPEHTDHLYVVNRRHQLIGWVALQDLVTCEPGTPLNQLIDDSLTSIHVGESAQEVARQFSDHDWVSAPVVDDGNVLLGRITIDDVVDIIREQAEHQVLGAAGLDEDEDLFSPVRRAVRGRVVWLCINLLTAFLAASVIGQFEATIERIVALAVLMPIVAGIGGNASVQVLTLMVRGIALGQVGSSNAGILLWKELRVALINGLLIGGLVGLIALAWFRDWDLSLVIGAALVINFCSAALAGVLVPLVMKRMRIDPAVAGTVVVTAVTDVMGFLSFLGLATLVLLR